A window of the Fulvia fulva chromosome 11, complete sequence genome harbors these coding sequences:
- a CDS encoding putative efflux pump kojT: MQSFLQYCRLQNRVATRIEIETDPIAEGTKDEARLPEKDNVVASNGDDSTDPRNWSSFHRGRVFAIVWLLVFSQGWVSTCDSRVAKPESEGLHVSETAQTVTTAVFFIGIALGALFAGPLSETFGRNPVYLISTFVLLTFTLGSALAPSFGALVVLRFLSGVASSPTLSIYGGTLADLFTNEERRMLAPVAGGFIADRIDWRWTLWIGLAFVGAVWLLAVAFLPETFSPVLLQYKAKHLRALTGNDAFVAPTEQGDGLAKRLRTNISRPIAFCTSEPIVLLLGSYLILIFVINFSFLNGLDFIFTDTYGISTGVASLAFVSITVGVLIDISTTHLHTRLCRRVLRRNCRAFVKRKPADPSDESSSVDTEATIPPELSLIRAAIAAPFLPLSLFWLGWTNYSDINPASGYVATIFFGYALSAIFISSYQYIIDGYETYSSSALASITMARYVFSAGLVVATRPMYQGIGVQFVMTIMGTLALLLVPVPWLLMRYGDRVRARSKFAREVAESRRCSYCCRAFGN, translated from the exons ATGCAGTCGTTCTTACAATACTGCCGTCTCCAGAATCGAGTAGCAACACGTATCGAGATCGAGACAGATCCCATCGCTGAAGGGACAAAGGACGAAGCACGACTGCCAGAGAAGGACAATGTTGTAGCGAGCAACGGCGACGACTCGACGGATCCGAGGAACTGGTCATCGTTCCATCGCGGACGTGTCTTCGCGATTGTCTGGCTTCTGGTGTTTTCGCAAGGATGGGTCTCCACGTGCGACTCGCGTGTGGCGAAGCCCGAGTCGGAGGGGCTTCACGTTTCGGAGACGGCGCAGACTGTCACCACTGCAGTATTCTTCATCGGAATTGCCCTGGGCGCGCTGTTCGCTGGACCGCTATCTGAGACGTTTGGAAGGAACCCGGTATACTTGATCTCGACATTCGTCTTGCTGACTTTTACGCTTGGATCCGCTCTGGCGCCAAGTTTCGGGGCATTGGTCGTGTTGCGGTTTCTCAGTGGGGTGGCGAGTAGTCCGACGTTGTCGATTTATGGTGGCACGTTGGCGGATCTCTTTACGAATGAGGAGAGGAGAA TGTTGGCGCCTGTTGCTGGTGGATTCATTGCGGACCGTATCGACTGGCGATGGACGTTGTGGATTGGTCTGGCTTTTGTGGGTGCTGTCTGGCTACTGGCGGTTGCGTTCTTGCCGGAAACTTTCAGTCCGGTGTTGTTGCAGTATAAGGCGAAGCATCTGAGGGCGCTGACTGGGAATGATGCGTTTGTGGCTCCGACTGAGCAAGGCGATGGTCTGGCGAAGCGGTTGCGGACGAATATCTCGCGGCCTATCGCGTTCTGTACATCGGAGCCGATTGTCCTTCTACTTGGATCCTACCTGATCTTGATCTTCGTCATCAATTTCAGCTTCCTGAACGGCTTGGACTTCATCTTCACCGATACCTACGGCATCTCTACCGGCGTAGCGTCCCTGGCTTTTGTCAGCATCACTGTTGGCGTCCTTATCGATATCTCGACTACACACCTTCACACTCGTCTCTGTCGCAGAGTCCTTCGCCGAAATTGCAGAGCATTCGTCAAGAGAAAGCCAGCAGACCCATCCGACGAATCATCCTCAGTCGACACAGAGGCCACAATACCACCAGAGCTGAGCTTGATCAGAGCGGCCATCGCAGCACCTTTCCTACCACTCTCATTGTTCTGGCTGGGTTGGACGAACTACTCAGACATCAATCCAGCTTCTGGCTACGTGGCGACAATCTTCTTCGGATACGCCCTCTCAGCCATCTTCATCTCTAGCTATCAGTACATCATTGATGGCTACGAGACTTACTCGAGCTCTGCACTGGCGAGTATAACGATGGCGAGATATGTGTTTAGTGCAGGGTTGGTCGTTGCAACAAGGCCGATGTACCAGGGCATTGGAGTTCAGTTCGTGATGACGATCATGGGGACATTGGCGTTGCTTCTGGTGCCTGTGCCGTGGTTACTAATGCGGTATGGCGATCGGGTCAGGGCAAGGTCGAAGTTTGCCAGGGAAGTTGCCGAGTCGAGACGATGTTCCTATTGTTGCAGAGCTTTTGGTAATTGA
- a CDS encoding Vacuolar fusion protein MON1, translating into MPQGDAVDAESSSRDGAGLFNTTPGKAGEDNGNNTTQHASPTRSTKSSQRLHQSQELTPPPLPPRPPTSHAGSLRLSKQSSRPQLLSPPTTALSSTNVHSVTRGDHESVQSSPTTGKALSRKHSFTYFARLPGSGSEGDDSASIKSSMPTLDARVDNESILGDVAGGETSPAWKALSAQVERDDPFELLSPEDEALSEQVQHEFDEVEADESKGLTEDDVATIWKSKLKHFFILSASGKPIYSRHGDDKLISHYVGVAQTLISFYQDAKDPLKGFTAGGTRFVMLSKGPLNLVAISRLPESDSQLRSQLEALYMQILSTLTLPSMEKMFKQRASTDLRRPLQGTDALLDGLADGFTRGSPSTLLSALECLRLRNTHRRVINNTLLKVRTQNLLYGLIVAAGRLVSVVRPKKHSLHPGDLHLIFNMLFEAGSVRAGGGENWIPLCLPGFNNTGFLYMYVSFFSTSEEAKEPAEDEDRDEELAIVLISANKEAFYEMRKMRDELVSQLESNGRMSTIKTAIRRGHAPTSSIVPGTVLRHFLYKSRGNVQFVMPSFEPHFGGLVNRRRLMSLYHQMHELIHSRTAHLKVQHSIASDSTSLAWETPLFELYCVAGPNATRAELAQGANKVVQWIRREQERVFIIGGAVF; encoded by the coding sequence ATGCCACAGGGTGATGCGGTAGATGCCGAGTCGTCCTCGAGAGATGGCGCAGGGCTATTCAATACCACACCCGGAAAGGCAGGAGAAGACAATGGCAACAACACTACCCAGCATGCATCACCGACCAGGTCGACGAAGAGTAGCCAGAGACTACACCAATCTCAAGAGCTGACACCTCCACCGTTGCCGCCACGACCTCCGACATCACATGCGGGCTCTCTTCGGCTTTCGAAACAATCGTCACGACCGCAGCTGCTGTCCCCGCCGACGACAGCACTATCTTCGACCAATGTGCATTCCGTGACGCGGGGCGACCATGAAAGTGTCCAGTCTTCTCCGACGACGGGGAAGGCGCTCTCCCGAAAACACAGTTTCACATACTTCGCTCGCCTCCCGGGAAGTGGCAGCGAGGGCGATGACTCTGCTAGCATCAAGAGTTCGATGCCCACTCTTGATGCCCGAGTGGATAACGAGAGTATTCTGGGCGATGTAGCGGGTGGCGAGACGAGTCCAGCATGGAAAGCCTTGAGTGCTCAGGTTGAGAGGGACGACCCGTTCGAGCTCCTTTCGCCCGAAGACGAAGCTCTGAGCGAACAAGTACAGCACGAATTCGATGAAGTGGAGGCGGACGAGTCCAAAGGTCTAACCGAAGACGACGTTGCTACGATCTGGAAGTCTAAGCTGAAGCACTTCTTCATTCTCTCAGCATCGGGCAAGCCCATCTACAGCAGGCACGGCGACGACAAACTGATCAGTCACTATGTTGGCGTGGCGCAGACATTGATATCATTCTATCAAGACGCCAAGGATCCCTTGAAAGGGTTCACTGCAGGTGGCACCCGCTTCGTGATGCTGTCGAAAGGACCGCTCAATCTGGTGGCGATAAGTCGCCTGCCAGAAAGTGACTCGCAACTGCGAAGCCAGCTGGAGGCACTATACATGCAGATCCTATCGACCTTGACATTACCCAGCATGGAGAAAATGTTCAAGCAGCGAGCATCGACCGATTTGCGACGACCACTGCAAGGCACAGATGCATTGCTCGACGGCCTCGCAGATGGCTTCACGCGAGGCTCACCCTCCACACTCCTCTCAGCTCTCGAGTGTCTCCGCCTCCGAAATACGCATCGCAGAGTCATCAACAACACCCTCCTCAAAGTCCGCACACAGAACCTCCTCTACGGCCTCATCGTAGCAGCGGGCCGTCTGGTCAGCGTAGTACGGCCTAAGAAGCACTCCCTGCACCCAGGCGACCTCCATCTAATTTTCAACATGCTCTTCGAAGCCGGCAGTGTCCGAGCTGGAGGCGGCGAGAACTGGATTCCACTCTGTTTACCCGGCTTTAACAACACCGGCTTCCTGTACATGTACGTCAGCTTCTTCTCTACGTCCGAAGAAGCAAAAGAACCAGCAGAGGATGAAGACAGAGATGAGGAACTCGCTATAGTTCTCATCAGCGCTAATAAGGAGGCATTCTACGAAATGCGCAAGATGCGCGATGAGCTCGTCTCGCAACTCGAGTCGAATGGCCGTATGTCCACCATCAAGACTGCTATCCGCCGTGGCCACGCTCCGACCTCTTCTATCGTGCCTGGTACAGTCCTTCGGCACTTCCTGTACAAATCTCGCGGCAATGTGCAATTTGTCATGCCCTCTTTCGAACCGCACTTTGGAGGTCTGGTCAATCGAAGAAGACTCATGTCGCTGTATCACCAAATGCATGAATTGATACACTCTAGGACGGCACATCTGAAGGTGCAGCACAGCATTGCTTCAGACTCGACATCATTGGCGTGGGAGACGCCGCTATTCGAACTGTATTGCGTTGCTGGGCCCAACGCTACGAGAGCTGAGCTGGCGCAAGGAGCTAACAAGGTTGTGCAGTGGATCAGGAGGGAGCAGGAGAGGGTGTTCATCATTGGCGGTGCTGTGTTCTAG